One genomic region from Xenopus laevis strain J_2021 chromosome 2L, Xenopus_laevis_v10.1, whole genome shotgun sequence encodes:
- the LOC121399681 gene encoding olfactory receptor 52E8-like, which produces MANQSAVSEFVLIGFPGLQQSFHIPVSITMFMVYSISLIANSIVLILIILKRTLHHPMYIIIGNLAFSDLLFDTMTLPKIIAKYWFDAGSISYYACIFQLFCVHYLGTIDSFIIMLMAIDRYAAICKPLRYHSIITNRLVVILCNLFWIITIFIVSPIAVTTAQLPYCGPKTIRNCFCSNISLTALACADNSFAVQLGYIAAMLVLLLPLAIIILSYILIIWAVHSLSREENWQKAFYTCTTHLFVIALFYIPRVFVYTSAQLRLILNPDINVLLLCLYTFIPHAANPIIYCLRTNEIKDILKRTFQIRFCITIKQKSPGLQ; this is translated from the coding sequence ATGGCTAACCAATCCGCTGTCTCCGAGTTCGTCCTCATTGGTTTCCCAGGTCTCCAGCAGAGCTTCCATATTCCTGTCTCCATCACGATGTTCATGGTCTACAGCATTTCCCTGATTGCAAACAGCATCGTGCTAATTCTGATTATCCTGAAGAGAACGTTGCACCACCCCATGTACATCATCATTGGAAACTTGGCTTTCTCTGACCTGCTCTTCGACACAATGACATTGCCTAAAATCATAGCCAAATATTGGTTTGATGCCGGGTCTATCTCTTATTATGCGtgcatcttccagctcttctgtGTCCATTACCTTGGCACCATTGACTCCTTCATCATTATGCTGATGGCTATTGATCGTTATGCGGCTATCTGCAAACCTCTCAGGTATCACTCCATTATAACCAATAGGTTGGTGGTTATTTTGTGCAATCTCTTCTGGATCATCACCATCTTCATTGTGTCCCCAATTGCTGTTACCACAGCGCAGCTTCCTTACTGTGGCCCAAAGACCATCAGGAACTGTTTTTGCTCCAACATATCCCTCACAGCTTTGGCCTGTGCTGATAACTCATTTGCAGTACAGCTAGGTTATATTGCAGCCATGCTGGTTCTCCTGCTACCATTGGCCATTATAATACTCTCCTATATTCTCATTATTTGGGCCGTGCATTCATTATCCAGGGAAGAGAACTGGCAGAAGGCATTCTACACATGTACTACTCATTTGTTTGTTATTGCCTTGTTCTACATTCCTAGGGTGTTTGTATATACTTCTGCTCAGCTCCGACTAATCCTTAATCCTGATATCAATGTCCTACTCCTCTGTCTCTACACCTTCATTCCCCATGCTGCCAACCCCATAATATACTGCCTTAGAACCAATGAAATTAAAGATATCCTTAAGCGTACATTTCAGATTAGATTCTGCATTACAATTAAGCAGAAGTCCCCAGGGCTGCAATGA